A single window of Rhizobium indicum DNA harbors:
- a CDS encoding D-amino-acid transaminase produces MPRIAYVNGRYVKHSDASVHIEDRGYQFADGVYEVCEVRHGYIVDLTRHLNRLDRSLGELRIAWPMGRAALTQVIRETLRRNHVRNGLFYMQVTRGVARRDHVFPAEGTPPSLVITAKSTDAKIIAAKNANGIKAITLVDNRWDRVDIKSIGLLPNAMARQQAKEAGAQEAIYVDGDGMVKEGAATNVWIVDPDGTLVTRPAEHGILRGITRTTLIDVGAKLGLTIAERNFSVSEMLAAREVFLTAATSICFPVVSVDGQAIANGHPGSVSQKVREAFFDVAEKIAI; encoded by the coding sequence ATGCCGAGAATTGCCTATGTGAATGGCCGCTACGTCAAGCATTCCGATGCCAGCGTGCATATCGAGGATCGCGGCTACCAGTTCGCCGATGGCGTCTACGAGGTCTGCGAAGTGCGCCACGGCTATATCGTCGACCTCACGCGCCATCTGAACCGTCTCGACCGATCGCTTGGTGAGTTGCGCATCGCCTGGCCGATGGGCCGGGCGGCGCTGACGCAGGTCATTCGCGAGACGCTGCGCCGCAACCACGTCCGCAACGGGCTTTTCTACATGCAGGTGACGCGCGGTGTGGCCCGCCGCGATCATGTCTTCCCGGCCGAGGGAACGCCGCCCTCGCTTGTCATCACCGCCAAGAGCACCGATGCCAAGATCATCGCCGCCAAGAACGCCAACGGCATCAAGGCTATCACCCTTGTCGACAATCGCTGGGACCGCGTCGATATCAAGTCCATCGGCCTGCTGCCGAATGCCATGGCCCGCCAGCAGGCCAAGGAGGCCGGCGCCCAGGAAGCGATCTATGTCGACGGCGACGGCATGGTGAAGGAAGGGGCGGCGACCAATGTCTGGATCGTCGATCCGGACGGAACGCTGGTCACACGCCCGGCCGAACACGGCATTCTGCGCGGCATTACCCGCACCACTCTGATCGATGTCGGAGCCAAGCTGGGGTTGACGATCGCCGAGCGGAACTTCTCCGTTTCGGAGATGCTCGCAGCCCGCGAGGTCTTCCTCACTGCAGCCACAAGCATTTGTTTTCCGGTCGTTTCCGTCGATGGCCAGGCCATTGCCAACGGCCATCCGGGCAGCGTTTCGCAGAAAGTCCGCGAGGCCTTTTTCGACGTTGCGGAAAAGATTGCGATTTGA
- a CDS encoding sigma-54-dependent transcriptional regulator: MASDILVVDDEHDIREIVSGILSDEGHETRTAHDSDSALAAISDRVPRLIFLDIWMQGSKLDGLSLLDEIRTRHPELPVVMISGHGNIETAVSAIKRGAFDFIEKPFKADRLILIAERALENSKLKREVSDLKRRTGDALELIGTSVAVSQLRQTIEKVAPTNSRIMILGASGSGKELVARMIHKKSARANGPFVAINAANITPERMEVALFGTEGTPGQARKIGALEEAHRGILYLDEVGEMPRETQNKILRVLVDQQFERVGGSKRVKVDVRIISSTAYNLESRIAEGWFREDLYHRLAVVPVRVPALAERREDIPFLVDQLMRQISEQAGIRPRRIGDDAMAVLQAHDWPGNIRQLRNNIERLMILARTDGPDAPITADMLPTDLGDMLPKVSAKNDYHIMTLPLREAREMFEKDYLIAQINRFGGNISRTAEFVGMERSALHRKLKSLGV; the protein is encoded by the coding sequence ATGGCCTCTGATATTCTCGTCGTCGACGATGAGCACGATATTCGCGAGATCGTTTCCGGCATTCTCTCGGATGAAGGGCACGAGACGCGCACGGCCCACGACAGCGACAGCGCACTGGCGGCGATTTCCGATCGCGTGCCGCGGCTGATCTTCCTCGATATCTGGATGCAGGGCAGCAAGCTCGATGGTCTGTCACTGCTCGACGAGATCAGGACCCGCCATCCGGAATTGCCCGTCGTGATGATATCAGGCCATGGCAACATCGAGACCGCCGTCTCGGCGATCAAGCGCGGCGCCTTCGATTTCATCGAAAAGCCCTTCAAGGCCGACCGGCTGATCCTGATCGCCGAACGCGCGCTGGAGAATTCCAAGCTGAAGCGCGAGGTCTCAGATCTGAAGCGCCGCACCGGGGACGCGCTGGAGCTGATCGGCACATCGGTTGCCGTTTCGCAGCTGCGCCAGACGATCGAGAAGGTTGCACCGACCAACAGCCGCATCATGATCCTCGGCGCGTCGGGCTCCGGCAAGGAGCTGGTGGCGCGGATGATCCACAAGAAGTCGGCTCGCGCCAACGGCCCCTTCGTTGCGATCAACGCCGCCAACATCACGCCCGAACGCATGGAAGTGGCGCTGTTCGGCACCGAGGGCACGCCCGGCCAGGCGCGCAAGATCGGCGCGCTCGAGGAAGCCCATCGCGGCATCCTCTATCTCGACGAAGTCGGCGAAATGCCGCGCGAGACGCAGAACAAGATCCTCCGCGTCCTGGTCGACCAGCAGTTCGAGCGCGTCGGCGGTTCCAAGCGTGTCAAGGTCGATGTTCGCATCATCTCCTCGACGGCCTATAATCTCGAGAGCCGCATCGCCGAGGGCTGGTTCCGCGAGGATCTCTACCATCGCCTTGCCGTCGTGCCGGTGCGTGTGCCCGCACTTGCCGAACGGCGCGAGGACATTCCCTTCCTTGTCGACCAGCTGATGCGCCAGATTTCCGAGCAGGCCGGCATCCGTCCGCGCCGCATCGGCGACGACGCCATGGCCGTGCTGCAGGCGCATGATTGGCCCGGCAACATCCGTCAGCTGCGCAACAATATCGAGCGGCTGATGATCCTTGCCCGCACCGACGGCCCGGATGCGCCGATCACCGCCGACATGCTGCCGACCGATCTCGGCGACATGCTGCCGAAGGTGTCCGCCAAGAACGACTATCACATCATGACGTTGCCGCTGCGCGAAGCCCGCGAGATGTTCGAGAAGGACTATCTGATCGCCCAGATCAACCGCTTCGGCGGCAATATCTCGCGCACCGCGGAATTCGTCGGCATGGAGCGTTCGGCGCTGCACCGCAAGCTGAAGTCGCTCGGCGTCTAA
- a CDS encoding sensor histidine kinase NtrY-like gives MTQDGVSPAAAGETVTTVTDRRALFAVPGLVLAGGALLCATATLFVLLGLTPIAPTSHVVITSVIVNSFFVLTLLALIGREVARLLKARTRGRAAARLHIRIVVLFSIVAITPAILVAIFASITLNAGLDRWFALRTQSIVSSSRNIGQAYMMENASYLQGQTVSMANDLERNRALYSLDRTGFADLMTRQARGRGLLGAFLVERDGSVIVQADIATEKPLPAIPQDALEKAAAGQPTLIPPGVTNLVGAIIKLDAIQGTFLYTVRAVDPKVMGAMRMMEENATEYRSMEANRFSLQVAFAVLYIGFALIVLLAAIWTAIAVADRIVRPIRLLITAADSVASGNMDIVVPVHAVDGDVANLSRTFNKMISEIRTQRDEILEAKDEVDDRRRFIEAVLSGVTAAVIGVEQDRRIAIVNSSAETLMSLSADEMLGKQLVDIAPEVDHVLTEAAVRYRGDFRKQIALVRGGTVRTLSVQVTREEVRDMSESYVITLDDITDLVIAQRSTAWGDVARRIAHEIKNPLTPIQLSAERIQRRYGKQIDPGDRTVFDQCTDTIIRQVGDIGRMVDEFSAFARMPKPTKEPSDLRNILRDAIFLREMGNHHVTFEQDFGDQPLEGLFDSRMLGQAFGNLIKNAVESIEAVPSDERDERKILVRAALDTGRDRFTVDVIDNGRGLPVENRHSILEPYMTMREKGTGLGLAIVKKIIEEHGGQLELHDAPADFDRGRGAMIRVHLPRLDPTSSAPAANDKESVYGL, from the coding sequence ATGACGCAGGATGGGGTATCGCCGGCGGCGGCGGGCGAGACGGTGACGACGGTGACCGACCGCCGCGCCCTTTTTGCCGTGCCCGGCCTCGTGCTCGCCGGCGGCGCGCTTCTCTGCGCCACGGCGACGTTGTTCGTGCTGCTCGGTCTGACGCCGATCGCCCCGACCTCGCATGTCGTCATCACCTCGGTGATCGTCAATTCCTTCTTTGTCCTGACGCTGCTCGCCTTGATCGGCCGCGAGGTGGCAAGGCTGCTCAAGGCGCGCACCCGCGGCCGTGCGGCAGCCCGCCTGCATATCCGCATCGTCGTGCTCTTTTCGATCGTGGCGATCACGCCGGCGATCCTCGTCGCCATCTTTGCCAGCATCACGCTGAATGCCGGTCTTGACCGCTGGTTTGCCCTGCGCACCCAGTCGATCGTCAGCTCGTCGCGCAATATCGGCCAGGCTTATATGATGGAGAATGCCAGCTACCTGCAGGGGCAGACGGTCTCCATGGCCAACGACCTGGAGCGCAACCGCGCGCTCTACAGCCTCGACAGGACGGGTTTTGCCGACCTGATGACCCGCCAGGCGAGGGGGCGCGGCCTGCTCGGCGCCTTCCTCGTGGAGCGCGACGGCTCGGTGATCGTCCAGGCCGATATCGCCACCGAAAAGCCGCTGCCGGCCATTCCGCAGGACGCATTGGAAAAGGCCGCCGCCGGCCAGCCGACGCTGATCCCGCCCGGCGTTACCAATCTCGTCGGCGCCATCATCAAGCTCGACGCCATCCAGGGCACCTTCCTCTATACGGTGCGCGCCGTTGATCCCAAGGTCATGGGCGCCATGCGGATGATGGAGGAGAACGCCACCGAATACCGCTCGATGGAGGCCAACCGCTTCTCGCTGCAGGTCGCCTTTGCCGTGCTCTATATCGGCTTCGCGCTGATCGTGCTCCTGGCGGCGATCTGGACCGCAATCGCCGTCGCCGACCGCATCGTCCGGCCGATCCGCCTGCTGATCACCGCCGCCGACAGCGTTGCATCGGGCAATATGGATATCGTCGTGCCGGTGCATGCCGTCGATGGCGACGTCGCCAATCTCTCGCGCACCTTCAACAAGATGATCTCGGAAATCCGCACCCAGCGCGACGAGATCCTCGAGGCCAAGGACGAGGTCGATGACCGCCGTCGCTTCATCGAGGCGGTGCTGTCGGGCGTCACCGCCGCCGTCATCGGCGTCGAGCAGGACCGCCGCATCGCCATCGTCAATAGTTCGGCCGAAACGCTGATGTCGCTGTCGGCCGACGAGATGCTCGGAAAGCAGCTGGTCGACATCGCGCCAGAGGTCGATCACGTGCTGACCGAGGCGGCGGTGCGTTATCGCGGCGATTTCCGCAAGCAGATCGCCCTCGTGCGCGGCGGTACGGTGAGGACGCTGAGCGTGCAGGTTACCCGCGAGGAAGTGCGCGACATGAGCGAATCCTACGTGATCACGCTCGACGACATCACCGATCTCGTCATCGCCCAGCGCTCGACCGCCTGGGGCGACGTGGCAAGGCGCATCGCCCATGAGATCAAGAACCCGCTGACGCCGATCCAGCTTTCCGCCGAGCGCATCCAGCGCCGCTACGGCAAGCAGATCGACCCGGGTGACCGGACCGTCTTCGACCAGTGCACGGATACCATCATCCGCCAAGTCGGCGATATCGGCCGCATGGTCGACGAATTCTCCGCCTTTGCCCGCATGCCGAAGCCGACCAAGGAGCCGAGCGACCTGCGCAATATCCTGCGCGACGCGATCTTCCTGCGTGAGATGGGCAACCATCACGTCACCTTCGAGCAGGATTTCGGCGACCAGCCGCTGGAGGGCCTGTTCGACAGCCGCATGCTCGGCCAGGCCTTCGGAAATCTCATCAAGAATGCCGTCGAATCGATCGAGGCCGTTCCGAGCGACGAGCGGGACGAACGCAAGATTCTCGTCCGCGCCGCACTCGATACCGGCCGCGACCGCTTCACCGTCGACGTGATCGACAATGGCCGCGGCCTGCCGGTGGAGAACCGCCACAGCATTCTGGAACCCTATATGACGATGCGCGAGAAGGGCACCGGCCTCGGCCTCGCCATCGTCAAGAAGATCATCGAGGAACATGGCGGGCAGCTCGAGCTGCATGATGCGCCCGCCGATTTTGACCGGGGAAGAGGAGCCATGATCCGCGTGCATCTGCCACGCCTGGATCCGACGTCTTCTGCCCCCGCAGCCAATGACAAGGAAAGCGTTTATGGCCTCTGA
- a CDS encoding potassium channel beta subunit family protein translates to MEYRRLGKSGLKVSEFSFGSWVTFGKQVNGGDAVDLMKLAYDNGVNFFDNAEGYESGKSEIVMGEALSRLGWSRDSFVVSSKVFWGGQKPTQRGLSRKHVTDACHAALKRLQVDYLDLYFCHRPDIDTPIEETVRAMHDLVAQGKVLYWGTSEWSAQQLTEAYAVARDLRITPPTMEQPQYNIFERQKVESDYLPLYDLIGLGTTIWSPLASGVLTGKYNDGVPADSRMNLPGYEWLKEKWSSDAGRAQLKQVGELAKLADEIGISITHLALLWCLANRNVSTVILGASRASQLQDNLAALSHREKMTSDVLDRIDTIVGNKPEGPRRF, encoded by the coding sequence ATGGAATATCGACGTTTGGGAAAGTCGGGCCTGAAAGTGAGCGAGTTCTCCTTCGGCTCATGGGTGACGTTCGGCAAGCAGGTCAATGGAGGCGACGCCGTCGACCTCATGAAGCTTGCCTATGACAACGGGGTGAACTTCTTCGACAATGCCGAAGGATATGAAAGCGGCAAATCCGAGATCGTGATGGGCGAGGCGCTCAGCAGGCTCGGCTGGAGTCGTGACAGCTTCGTCGTCTCCAGCAAGGTCTTCTGGGGAGGCCAGAAGCCGACGCAGCGCGGCCTGTCGCGCAAGCATGTGACCGACGCCTGCCACGCAGCACTCAAGCGGCTTCAGGTCGACTACCTCGACCTTTACTTCTGCCACCGCCCGGATATCGACACGCCGATCGAGGAAACGGTCCGGGCGATGCACGATCTCGTCGCCCAGGGCAAGGTGCTCTATTGGGGCACGTCGGAATGGTCGGCGCAGCAGTTGACGGAAGCCTACGCCGTTGCCCGCGACCTGCGCATCACGCCGCCGACCATGGAGCAGCCGCAGTACAACATCTTCGAACGCCAGAAGGTCGAGTCTGACTATCTGCCGCTGTATGACCTGATCGGCCTTGGCACCACGATCTGGTCACCGCTCGCCTCGGGCGTCCTGACCGGCAAATACAATGACGGCGTGCCGGCCGACAGCCGTATGAACCTGCCGGGCTATGAATGGCTGAAGGAAAAATGGTCCAGCGATGCCGGCCGCGCCCAGCTCAAACAAGTCGGCGAGCTTGCAAAGCTGGCGGACGAGATCGGGATATCGATCACGCATCTCGCCCTTTTGTGGTGCCTCGCCAACCGCAACGTCTCGACCGTCATTCTTGGAGCCTCGCGCGCCAGCCAACTGCAGGACAATCTCGCAGCCCTCTCACACCGAGAGAAGATGACGTCTGACGTGCTGGACCGGATCGACACGATCGTCGGAAATAAACCGGAAGGACCACGTCGCTTCTAA
- a CDS encoding arylsulfatase — protein MGMTENATPTRRDILLTGGSLLAMSAIGTAASTTMSRNAMAQATGKKPNIVVIMADDVGIWNIGAYNRGMMAGRTPHLDRLAAEGMLFTDYYAEASCTAGRANFITGELPVRTGMTTVGQAGSPIGLPAAAPTIATVLRSLGYATGQFGKNHLGDLNEFLPTVHGFDEFFGYLYHLDAMEDPAHPGYPQELLNVVGPRNMVHSWATETDDPTEMPRWGKVGKQKIEDAGTLYPERMKTVDDEIRDLSFKFIDRAKADGKPFFLWLNPTRMHIVTHLSEKYEKMRNSANGWTIHEAGMAQLDDIVGDTMQKLKEMGDDENTIVVFTTDNGTENFTWPDGGQTPFFGGKGTTYEGGFRAPAMVRWPGHVPTGSICNGLMSGLDWFPTLAAAAGSTNIAVELKAGKELNGQTYKVHLDGYDQTSMITGTGPSNRHEIWYFAESVLGAARIDDYKYTFMEQPDGWIGSTVKLDVPTVVNLRLDPFERTAFFKGNVGSQEYFEWYKFEFWRFVLVQQKVEELAKTAIEFPPMQKGASFGIDAVKAQIADAMRKQHAQ, from the coding sequence ATGGGCATGACAGAGAACGCGACTCCAACGAGGCGGGATATCTTGCTAACCGGCGGATCTTTGCTCGCCATGTCGGCGATTGGCACGGCTGCGAGCACCACCATGAGCCGGAATGCAATGGCTCAAGCCACGGGCAAAAAACCCAACATAGTAGTCATCATGGCCGATGATGTCGGCATCTGGAATATCGGCGCTTACAATCGCGGCATGATGGCCGGTCGTACCCCACATCTCGACAGGCTTGCGGCAGAGGGGATGCTCTTTACCGACTACTACGCCGAGGCGAGCTGCACCGCAGGGCGAGCGAACTTCATCACCGGCGAGCTTCCGGTTCGAACTGGCATGACCACGGTTGGCCAGGCAGGCTCGCCCATCGGCCTTCCTGCTGCGGCGCCAACCATTGCCACCGTGCTGAGGTCTCTGGGCTACGCCACGGGACAGTTCGGCAAGAACCATCTTGGCGATCTCAACGAGTTTCTGCCAACGGTTCATGGCTTCGATGAGTTTTTCGGCTATCTTTATCATCTTGATGCGATGGAAGACCCCGCGCATCCGGGCTACCCGCAGGAACTGCTGAACGTAGTCGGCCCGCGCAACATGGTCCATTCCTGGGCCACGGAAACCGATGACCCCACGGAAATGCCGCGATGGGGCAAGGTCGGCAAACAAAAGATTGAAGATGCTGGCACGCTCTATCCGGAAAGGATGAAGACGGTCGACGACGAGATTCGCGATCTTTCCTTCAAGTTTATCGACAGGGCCAAGGCCGATGGCAAGCCGTTCTTCCTTTGGCTCAACCCGACACGGATGCACATTGTTACTCATCTATCGGAAAAGTACGAGAAGATGCGTAATTCCGCGAATGGTTGGACCATCCATGAAGCAGGGATGGCGCAGCTTGACGACATTGTTGGCGATACCATGCAGAAACTGAAAGAAATGGGCGACGATGAGAATACGATCGTCGTGTTCACGACTGACAATGGCACCGAAAACTTCACCTGGCCGGATGGTGGTCAGACACCATTTTTCGGCGGAAAAGGCACGACATACGAAGGCGGCTTCCGCGCCCCCGCAATGGTCCGCTGGCCGGGGCACGTTCCTACCGGTTCGATTTGCAATGGGCTGATGTCCGGCCTCGACTGGTTCCCCACCCTTGCGGCCGCCGCTGGAAGCACCAATATCGCCGTCGAGTTGAAAGCGGGGAAGGAACTCAATGGCCAGACCTACAAGGTTCACCTGGACGGCTATGATCAGACCAGCATGATCACCGGAACTGGCCCGTCGAACCGTCATGAAATCTGGTATTTCGCCGAAAGCGTGCTCGGGGCGGCCCGGATTGATGACTATAAATACACGTTCATGGAGCAGCCGGACGGTTGGATAGGCAGCACGGTGAAATTGGACGTGCCGACCGTTGTAAACCTGCGCCTTGATCCGTTCGAGCGTACGGCCTTTTTCAAGGGTAACGTTGGTTCACAAGAATACTTTGAATGGTACAAGTTCGAATTCTGGCGTTTCGTCCTCGTTCAGCAAAAAGTTGAAGAGCTGGCGAAGACTGCCATTGAATTTCCGCCGATGCAGAAGGGCGCAAGCTTCGGAATAGACGCAGTCAAGGCACAAATCGCCGACGCCATGCGCAAGCAACACGCACAGTAA
- a CDS encoding arylsulfatase, giving the protein MNTRVYLAVLAASCFSAFPAAAQDLTGATGSPSATSTINGQSLPAAPPAFGGTINLDAKDSTPWWPPKVVPPKGAPNILLIMTDDAGYGVSSTFGGVIPTPTLDQIAANGLRFTQFHSTALCSPTRAALITGRNHHSAGFGVIAEQSTGYPGYDAIIGPNNGTIGSILRDHGYATSWLGKNHNTPTYALSASGPFDQWPSGMGFDYFYGFQGGESNQWTPWLFRNHDQIYPWLDKPDYNLVTGMADDAIDYLRKVNAATPDKPFFMYYVPGATHAPHHPTKEWIEKFKGKFDGGWNAMRDEILANQKRLGVVPENTQLTPWPDDLPKWDTLSADDKKMFARQAEVYAAFVAYADFEIGRVVDEVRKQGKLDDTLIIYIEGDNGTSAEGTAIGTAFDLAAIQAISMPVADQLKFYDAWGDPTTEPHMSVAWSWAFDTPFKWTKQVASHFGGTRQGMAMSWPGHITDKGGIRSQFHHVIDIVPTILEATGIQAPLTVNGIAQKPIEGVSMAYTWSKGAKDVPSARTTQYFEMFGNRAIYHEGWIASTTPPAAPWLMGLGKLPDVVDGYQWELYNLTEDYSQFNDLAAKEPDKLRDMQQLFLVEAAKYQVLPLDNSVISRATAPRPSATAGRTEFVYSGELSGLPPASAPDPLARSYTITAEVDVPQGGGDGMLATLGGRFGGYGLYLLKGKPVFTYNLLGLERFRWAGETALTAGKHSVVFDFTYEGPGYGKGGKGVLSVDGTMVAEQSIPHTIPFLVTVDESFDVGVDTRSPVDDSDYQVPFRFTGTLDKLTVKVGPPQI; this is encoded by the coding sequence ATGAATACGCGCGTTTATCTAGCCGTTCTCGCCGCCAGTTGTTTTTCAGCATTTCCCGCCGCCGCCCAGGATCTCACCGGAGCAACCGGTTCACCCAGCGCTACGTCGACGATCAACGGCCAGTCGCTGCCGGCAGCACCTCCGGCGTTCGGCGGAACCATCAACCTGGACGCCAAGGACTCGACTCCGTGGTGGCCACCCAAGGTGGTGCCGCCGAAGGGCGCGCCGAATATACTGCTGATCATGACCGACGACGCCGGCTATGGCGTCTCCAGCACCTTCGGCGGCGTTATCCCGACACCGACGCTCGATCAGATCGCAGCCAATGGACTGCGCTTCACGCAGTTCCACTCCACCGCGCTGTGCTCGCCCACGCGCGCCGCTCTCATCACCGGGCGAAACCACCATTCGGCGGGCTTCGGGGTGATCGCCGAGCAATCCACCGGCTATCCCGGCTATGATGCGATTATTGGCCCGAACAACGGCACGATCGGTTCGATACTCAGGGATCACGGTTATGCCACCTCATGGCTCGGCAAGAACCACAATACCCCGACCTACGCGCTATCCGCCTCGGGACCGTTCGACCAGTGGCCCTCCGGCATGGGCTTCGACTATTTCTATGGCTTCCAGGGCGGCGAATCCAACCAGTGGACGCCCTGGCTGTTCCGCAACCACGACCAGATCTACCCGTGGCTCGACAAGCCCGACTACAATCTGGTCACCGGCATGGCCGATGACGCCATCGACTATCTGCGCAAGGTGAATGCCGCGACGCCGGACAAGCCGTTCTTCATGTACTATGTTCCCGGCGCAACCCATGCCCCGCACCATCCGACGAAGGAGTGGATCGAGAAGTTCAAAGGCAAGTTCGATGGCGGCTGGAACGCCATGCGGGACGAGATTCTCGCCAACCAGAAACGGCTCGGCGTGGTTCCGGAGAATACCCAGCTGACGCCGTGGCCGGATGACCTTCCGAAATGGGATACGCTATCGGCAGACGACAAGAAGATGTTCGCCCGTCAGGCGGAGGTCTACGCCGCCTTTGTCGCCTATGCCGACTTCGAGATCGGCCGGGTGGTCGATGAGGTTCGCAAGCAGGGCAAGCTCGACGATACCCTGATCATCTATATCGAGGGCGATAACGGCACCAGCGCCGAAGGTACGGCCATCGGCACGGCCTTCGACCTGGCCGCGATCCAGGCCATCAGCATGCCGGTCGCCGACCAGCTGAAATTCTACGACGCCTGGGGCGACCCGACGACGGAGCCACATATGTCAGTCGCCTGGTCCTGGGCTTTCGACACGCCGTTCAAATGGACCAAGCAGGTCGCCTCCCACTTCGGCGGCACCCGACAGGGCATGGCGATGTCTTGGCCGGGTCACATCACCGACAAGGGCGGCATCCGCAGCCAGTTCCACCATGTGATCGACATCGTGCCGACGATCCTCGAAGCCACCGGCATCCAGGCGCCGCTCACGGTGAACGGCATCGCCCAAAAGCCGATCGAAGGCGTCAGCATGGCCTATACCTGGTCCAAGGGCGCCAAGGACGTCCCCTCTGCACGCACGACACAGTATTTCGAGATGTTCGGCAATCGCGCGATCTACCACGAGGGCTGGATCGCCTCCACGACCCCACCCGCCGCGCCCTGGCTGATGGGACTCGGCAAACTGCCCGATGTGGTCGATGGCTATCAGTGGGAACTCTACAACCTGACCGAGGACTACTCGCAGTTCAACGATCTCGCCGCCAAGGAGCCGGACAAACTGCGCGATATGCAGCAGCTCTTCCTCGTGGAGGCCGCGAAATACCAGGTGTTGCCGCTTGATAACTCCGTCATCTCGCGTGCCACCGCGCCGCGGCCAAGCGCCACCGCTGGCCGAACCGAGTTCGTCTACTCAGGCGAACTCTCGGGCCTGCCACCGGCCTCGGCGCCCGATCCGCTGGCCCGCTCCTACACGATCACCGCCGAAGTCGACGTCCCGCAGGGCGGCGGAGACGGAATGCTTGCGACGCTTGGAGGCCGCTTCGGCGGCTACGGCCTTTATCTCCTCAAGGGCAAGCCGGTCTTCACCTATAACCTGCTTGGACTGGAGCGCTTCCGGTGGGCCGGCGAGACCGCGCTGACAGCAGGCAAACACAGCGTCGTCTTCGACTTTACCTACGAGGGACCCGGTTACGGGAAGGGCGGCAAGGGTGTGCTTAGCGTCGATGGCACGATGGTGGCCGAGCAGTCGATCCCGCATACCATCCCGTTTCTGGTGACGGTCGACGAGTCCTTCGACGTGGGGGTGGATACCCGCAGTCCTGTCGACGACAGCGACTACCAGGTGCCGTTCCGGTTTACGGGTACGCTGGACAAACTGACGGTCAAGGTTGGGCCGCCGCAAATCTAG
- a CDS encoding formylglycine-generating enzyme family protein — protein sequence MTSDVRATDDAGFSGLVWVAGRTFTMGSNEHYPEEAPAHPVAVDGFWIDATPVTNRQFASFVKATGHVTVAERAPRAADYPGALPKMLRAGSLVFTPPKAIVGPDITQWWSFKFGADWRHPYGGRTDIRGKLDHPVVHVAYSDAMAYALWAEKDLPTEAEWELAACGGLDDAEFAWGDELNPEGKLMANTWQGTFPTLSTKPAGADRTSPVGSFPSNGYGIYDMIGNVWEWTSDFWSTRHPEPASHSCCIPSNPRGGDADASYDPRLPDIRIPRRVLKGGSHLCAPNYCKRYRPAARHAEPEDTSTSHVGFRCVKRV from the coding sequence ATGACATCCGACGTGCGCGCGACCGACGACGCGGGATTTTCAGGCCTGGTCTGGGTGGCCGGACGAACCTTCACCATGGGATCGAACGAGCATTATCCGGAGGAAGCGCCTGCTCATCCGGTAGCCGTCGACGGCTTCTGGATCGACGCCACCCCCGTCACCAACCGCCAGTTCGCTTCGTTCGTCAAAGCCACCGGACATGTGACCGTCGCCGAAAGGGCACCCCGTGCCGCCGACTATCCTGGAGCGCTTCCTAAAATGCTGCGAGCCGGATCTCTGGTGTTCACGCCGCCGAAAGCCATAGTCGGCCCCGACATTACCCAGTGGTGGTCGTTCAAGTTCGGCGCGGACTGGCGACACCCTTACGGCGGCCGCACCGACATCCGCGGCAAGCTCGATCATCCCGTCGTCCATGTCGCCTATAGCGACGCCATGGCCTATGCGCTCTGGGCGGAAAAAGATCTGCCGACCGAGGCAGAGTGGGAACTGGCGGCGTGCGGCGGCCTTGATGATGCGGAATTTGCCTGGGGCGACGAGTTGAACCCGGAAGGAAAGCTCATGGCCAACACTTGGCAGGGCACCTTCCCTACGCTGAGCACAAAGCCAGCCGGTGCGGACAGAACGTCCCCGGTCGGATCCTTTCCATCAAACGGCTACGGAATCTACGACATGATCGGCAATGTCTGGGAATGGACCTCTGACTTCTGGTCGACACGCCATCCCGAGCCTGCCAGCCATTCATGCTGCATCCCCAGCAATCCCCGCGGAGGCGACGCCGACGCCAGCTATGATCCGCGGCTGCCTGACATCAGGATCCCGCGGCGCGTGCTCAAGGGCGGATCCCACCTCTGCGCGCCGAACTACTGCAAGCGCTATCGTCCCGCCGCCAGACATGCAGAGCCTGAGGACACGTCCACAAGTCATGTCGGCTTCAGATGTGTCAAGCGCGTGTGA